ACCGTCGGGTTCCGAATATTCCGGGGACAACGGTCGCAGCTGGATGAAGGTAAATGGTATGGGATTTCATACCTTAGACGTCGGAAACAACGGTGTGGTCTGGGCCGCCGGATCAGGAGGACGAATTGGAAAAATGAAAATTGATTAAATAAAAAAGGGTTTTAATTATGGAAATAAATCTATTTGCTTCACAAACGTATAAAGATCGCCGAAATGCACTGAAGAAAAAGCTGGGCCAAGGCGTGGTGCTGATATTAGGTAACGATGAAAGTAGCATAAACTTCAAGGATAATTGGTATCCTTTTCGTCAGGACAGTACATTTCTATATTACTTTGGGCTCAACCTGCCCGGGCTTACAGCAATCATAGACATCGACAATGATCGGGAGATTATATTTGGAAATGAATTAAGTATTGATGACATCGTATGGACAGGTCCTCAGCCTTCGCTGGCCGAGCTTGCCGAAAAAGTGGCCGTTACCGATGTGCTGCCCACATCCCGTATAGCTGAGCACGTAAGTACTTCCACGTTGTACCTGCCTCCGTATCGCCCGGAACACTCCGTGAAACTGAGTAACTGGACTACGAAAAGTGTTGCAGAAGCTTCATCGGCCTACTCTGTTGAATTAATTAAGGCCATAGCGCAGCAAAGATCCGTAAAGTCTGCTGAAGAGCTGGAAGAAATCGGCAAGGCGGCTACCATTACCAGCGAAATGCACCTGGCAGTAATGAAAGCCGCAAGACCCGGCATGAAGGAACACGAACTTGTTGGAGTAGCTATGAGAACGGCGGCTGAGCATAACGTCAGTCTTTCTTTTCCTCCAATCATGACCATTAACGGAAGCATCCTGCACAACCACTACTATGGCAATAAGCTTGAGGAAGGACAGATGCTCCTGTTTGACGGAGGGACCGAATCGCCAAGAAACTATGCCGGGGATATGACAAGGACTTTTCCTGTGGGTGGCAGTTTCGATGCAAGGCAAAAGGCTTTATATGATATTGTACACAGCTCACATTCGGCAGCTGTGGAGGCTTTGAAGCCGGGAGCAGTTTTTAAAGATATTCATTTGCTGGCCGCTAAGAAGCTGGTGGAAGGACTTACGGAAGCAGGCATTATGAAAGGAAATGCAGAAGAAGCCGTGAATGCTGGTGCGCACACCATGTTCTTCCAGTGCGGGCTGGGCCATTTGATGGGCCTGGATGTGCATGATATGGAAAACTATGGTGAGCAGTACATTGGCTACACCGATACTCTCGTGAAGAGTAAAGAATTTGGCCTTAAATCGCTGAGATTGGGTAAGGCCGTTGAGAAAGGATACGTTGTTACCATTGAGCCGGGTATCTATATCATTCCGGAACTTATAGATATGTATAAAGCTGAAAACAAGTTTGCAGAATTTATCAACTACAACGAGCTTGAAAGCTACAGACATTTCGGGGGCATACGTATTGAAGATGACTATGTGATTACGGATTCGGGAAGTGACCTTTTGGGCAAACCACTGGTAAGATCATCAGGAGATGTGGAAGAAGTAAGAAAGGAAGCTGTAAATAATGGAAAAGTTATAGCTAAAGTATAGTCAGGCAAAGGTAGGGCATATTTACAAAAAGGGAGAGCCGGGGAGCCTGCTACATTTGCAGAGAAATTCTATCAGAACTTTCTCTGCAAATGTAGTAGCAGGCCCTTCAGGCTTTAACCGGCGCTTTGTACACCATTTAGTCTTTCTTCTCCCGTATAATAAATCGTCAATAGTGACTCCATTTCCTCCTTGCCGCTGGCAATGTTATTGATCTTGTTCCAAAGCTCGTTGCTGATGAGCTCACGCAGAGGCTGCTCCAGTTTAGGGATGAGCCGGAATGGCTTGATGAGCTTCTTATCCCATACTTTGGCATACCTGGGGAGGTCGTCAGGGTAAACAATCTTTCTTTGGGTGCCCTCAGGAAAGGGACGAAACGGCTCGGAAAGGTTGAGATAGCCATAATCATCCGTTAACTGCTCCCCGGGGTGAATGTCCCTGACAGCAATTTCGAAATCATAAGGAGTAGTAAAACAATTGGAGTTGAAGCTGTGATTGACAAATCGCCCGTTGTCCCAGCATAAAATAAAGTTGCCCTCACCATTGCGGTAAGCATAAACATCCAGGATGTTTTTGTAGAATTCCTCCATTTCAGAAACTTCCGAAGGAGTAAATTCGCGATCCAGCCTGTCGAGCACCCAGGTAATGGTGCCGGCCGGAATGAAAGACGTGGCTACAACCCCGTAGCCAATCTCTTTGCTGATAAATTTCAGTTCAGTATGCGGATGTATCATAGTTGAAAATACGAAAAAGGTTGAGTTATCAAATAGGGGAGACCAATAATTAATATCCGTTCCCCGGGCTGCTTATTTACTATTAAAGGTGCAGAGAAGGTGTTTTGTTATTTAAAAAGCGGAAATGAGTAAGGAATGGGCTGGTCCCGCTGAAAAAAGTGACAATAATTTAGCCTTGCTAAATTGGCGTTGAGAAATAAATTCACTTTATTTGAGCGTTCTTAAAAAGCACCATCAGCACCGGTGTTTCGGGAGTCAGATATCATGGTTTCTTAATAAATTGATCAATTAAATTTTACATTGTATCAATTTTGATGTAAGGTTTATTGGTGATTTGCAAGTTTTTAACTCTTTTTTCGCCTAAACCACTTCTTCTTACCACATTTTTTCCTCATATTGTGATTTGTTTTCCTGACTAGTTTTGTGCTTAATGGCTTTGTTTCATTAAACTGCATAATCTGCCATTAAGACTTTACAGAAGTACTTTGGAGACCATAAACATTTATTATCTAAACAATTTTAGGTTTATTTTTGCTTTAATTAAAAAACACAAATACTATGAGACTTAGAAACTTACTAATCATATTCGCCATAACTTTCACTGGCTTAGGATTTTCTGCATGTACTGACGAATCTGAAGAGATAATCCCACAACCATTAAATGGAAGTGAGGGTCAGGCCACAACGGGGAGTGGAGGAGAAAACAGTCAAGGAAACTAATCTATAATTAAGTGAGTAAACTTTTGGATGTAAGATATTGAGACGAATAGACTGCGCCTTAATGCCCATAAATTACGACCTTTAAACTTCGTAAAACCAATGCAATGAAATTAACCTATACCCTAATACTCAGTTTTGTTTTACTATCCTGTTCTGAAAAAGAAAGTGTAAAACCAGATAATTTAGAGTTACCCACTGATAAAGCAGGTCTGGAGCAAGTTATTAATTCCAATAATGACGATGATCAAAAGTTAGCTGCATATTGGGAGCTGTATAAAATAGACAGGCAAAGCAATTTTGATCAGGCTAAACTTTATTTAGAAGATATTTCCATCTTAGCCAATCGAACAGGCAATAATTTGTTTCAAGGTAGGGTTTCTCATGCCAATGGTCTTATCTCATATAGAGACGGTGATTATGTGGATGCAGTAGCTCATTATTTAGAGGCTATCGACTTTTTCGCAAGCCTTGATGACCCCATATACAGAGCAGATGCTTTGAACAATATCGGCGTTGTTTTTATGGAGACGGGTAACTATGAATATGCAATCAAGTTTTTAACTAAGGCGAGAGAAAATTATTTGATGGCTAAAAATACTCGCTTTCTGGTTATGGTTGATATTAACTTGGGTATTAGTAGTTTTTCTAAGCAAGATCCTGATTTCGAAGGTGCGAATAAATACTTTCAAAGAGCGTTGGAACTAACAGGCGGGTTAGGGGAAAGGCAGGACTACTATTTTAATAGAATTTATAACCAGATTGGTGTAGTAAAATATAAACTGGCGGATTATAATGCAGCTATACATAATTATCAGCTTTCATTGGAGTACATAGGGATCGGAGAGGGAGTAGAAGAAAAGCAAGCTATAGCCTATGCTAACATTGGTGAGGCCTATATGGATCAGGGTAATCATGCAGAAGCGGAGAGATGGCTGGAAAAATCCCTGGAATTATCATCACATGTTCAAAACAATCTGGTTAAAGTTGATATCCATAACATGACAGCCAAGCTTTACCAGGTGCAGGGCATGCATAGTGAGGCTGTTGCTTATCTGGAAAAAGCTATTGAAATAGCCGACAAAGATGTAATTAATGAGTCGCTTCAGGAGACTATAGACCTTATTAGAGTGTCCTACAAGTTTTTACAAAACTCAGGTAAACCGGTAAGTGTTGCCAGGTACGAGACGGCATTTAGTGTAGACGGTATGCAGGATTCGCTTGAAGAAGAGCTTTTGGAAAAGGCCAACTTTAAATCGCTGCAGGCCGCCCTGGGGCTTTCTCTGGAACTGGACAATCAAATTAGAGAAAAGAAAGCGGAAGTTGAGCAAAGAGAGCTGATCAGCAACATTGCTTTGTCTTTGGGTATACTACTTATTATAGCCGCCATTCTTGGGTTTGTTTATACCATCAACTACAGAAGGACCAAAAAGAACAGGGACGAGTGGAAGGACGTATGCCTTGAGGTAAGGGACGTTCTTGAAAGTATTCCTAATTAATCGTCCTAAGATAAAACATCAAACTATTCATTACCCTTCATTACACTTGTTCTAAAAGTGCTCATAGGGAGGTGGATGACTTCGGTAGCTCCCTTCTATTGTTTATGACGTGCGCGTACAAAGCATTGATTTGCTGTGATTGCCATTGGTCATTTATTTTTACTAAACATTTGCCATTATAACATTGCTTGCCTGAGTAGAATCCAGAAAGGCCCTTACGTTTTGTGTGTTTTGAAACGAAGATAATCTGTGTCATAATAATGGTTTTTAAACCTCCTCCTCCCTAAATTTTCATGATTGAAAGTTGATTTTATTACTACTTTAGTTGAAAGTATCAGGAATCCTTTCCATCCGGGATATACGGCCGTACTTTCGGATCATGCTTAAAACAGTGGAGTGAGTGAATCGGAAAACCAAGAACTCTCCACGCAAAGCTTACCCGTGAAACAAGATTTGCTTACTGCTTTTGCCGATTGCTATTAACCACTTTCTGTCAAATACAGAAGCAAAAAGTTCGTGTCTCCCCAGAAATTCCGCCTGATCCGTGCTTTCGCCAATACATTATTTCAATTCCCATGCACTTTCTTGCGGGTGTCTATTGAGAGAACTCTGCGACATTCAGCGTGCACACATATGATATCATACAAGTCAGGTGCTGTAGATACTTCTCAATTTTTGGGTGCCACGAGTAAAGTGTAGTCAACGGCTCATGCGCTATCTCTGATCCGGGAGAAATCTCGCGGATACGGATTTATTATTTCTTAAAACAAAAGTCTTTTCGTCTACTTATTAAATGGCTTGCCACCATTGGCTATGGAGCTGATCAGTTCCGTGGCATACCGCAGTTTGGCTTCTATTTCTTTGTTTCTCATATAGGTAGTTTCCAACTCGTCAACCGCCGACATAAATGAGTTGATCAGGCTCTGGCAAGCTTCTGTATTTCCGTTTTCAATTAAGTGCTGACATGCCTTAATGGCATTTCTATACCGCTGCACTGTCTCAAAAGCATCGCTCCCTTCGGGTAAAGACAGACCGGCGGATGAAGATTTTACGGGGCGACCTGCATGCTCCGGATTATCTGCAAAGAAGTGCTCTACCGGAACACTCAGTATACTGCTGATTTTAATGAGCAGGTCAACTTTTGGGTATCCTTTTCCGGTTTCATAAACAGATATAGTCCTCACATTTACGCCAATCTTTTCTGCAAGAGCTTCCTGACCGAGGTGCGCCTTTTCTCTGAAGTACCTAAAATTTCTGGCAAAAGTTGACTTTTTTGTCAATATATGATTATTTTAGCATATCAACTTGATAAAAAAATCAAGTTTATGATTTTTTACACATTTAAGAAGTGTCAAAGATATAAAAAAAGAACTTAAAAATCAGGTGATTATGAGCCTGTTGAAATTAAAAAAGCATGAAAAATCAGGTTCGTTTATATCCGCTTCAGGATAAGTGTAGGCAATCAGCATTTTAACTTTTAACCTTAAACTTACAAATACCAACAACGTGAAGAAGCAGGACAAATCAGAGCACTACCAGAAGATTATTGACAGTATGGAAGAACTGACATCCAAAATGGATGCCATCGCCCAGGAGTACTTTGAGGCAAACGTAGATTTTATAAGTAAACTGGGCGATGCCCGGTTGAGAGACGGACTTTCAGAAGACGCACGCCTTTCGTACTACGACAGGCGGTTCAAAGATTTATTAGAGGAACTTGAGAACGAAAACAGGCTTTTGAAGCGGGAGAAAATCAATCTCCAGTTCCGGAAAAGTCTGCTCACAGCAGACGAAAGCACTTCTTTAATATAGAAAAAGGCAACCCTAAAGTGGGTTTAGGTTGAAGTCATCGTGGGGGATATGCACATACATATCTCCCAGATGATGCTTCTGTTATCCTCTCCAATAGTTTTGGACTAGTAGTTTTCTTAAAAATAATATATTGTTGGCTTATCAGGCTTTCTGCTCAATAGCAGAAAGCCTTTTTATTCCAGCACCGTGTCGGAGCCCCACCGGCCTGTTTTTAACGCTTTTGTTTACAAGTTCTTACAAAAGTTACTACTGTTACCGTAAGACCCCTGTTATGCAATACACAAAAGTTGAGGTGTCTTTTTGCATACCCGGGATTATCTAATTGATCATGAATAAATTGTAATCTAATTTATTTATGTTAAATTTTTATTTATAAAATAATTATATTATTCTTGATGCGTATTTTTGTGAATAAATCAATTTATTTTTATCCAATTAACATGTCTATGGTTCGAATTTTAGTCTGTATTATGGCTTTATCTGTTGCCTTTTGTGGTTCGTTAAGGGCCCAGGAGGAAACAGCTTATACCGAATTCCTGCCTCCCGCACCTACAGCAGCGGAGCTTGGAAAGTATGGCCTTATGCCCCCGGTGGCTTCCAGCGGAGTGCCAGGTATTGATGTGCCCCTTTATAATTACTCCACTACCTACATCAATGTGCCCATTTCCCTGAGCTACCACTCTGATGGTATCAAGGTAGATCAGGTAGCTTCCTGGGTGGGTCTCAGCTGGTCGCTAAACGCAGGCGGCGTAATCACCCGGATTGTAAAAGGCCGGGCAGATGATAGTGCACCACCGGCTTACCCCGACAACATTGCTCAGAACAATGTACAAACGGTTGAGTATCTCAGGCAGGCCATGGATGGTGAAATAGATACCGAACCCGATCTGTTTGCATTCAACTTTATGGGGTATACAGGAAAATTTATTTATGACCGGGAGGGGGTGGTACATGTTATGCCCCATCAAAACATAAAAATCGAAAGGACAATAAACCCCAATGAAGAAGCTGGTGAGTTTAAGGTAACTACCACTGATGGCGTGCAATACTTTTTCGGAGGGGCCAATGCAACAGAACTGACCATAACCTCAGCCAACAGTCCAGGTTGTGGAAAAGAGTATAGCCTGCCGGAAGAGACAGCTTTCTACCTTACCAGGATCCTTCATCCCACCGGCGAGGAAATCAACTTTACATATACCTCCTATGGATACAGCTACACCGGGGGTGTAACACAAACCCTTAGGATTAATACCGGCATAGAGGGATGTACCCAGGGCCATTGTCCCGGAGAATCTATCAACCGTTGTGAATCGCGTTTTCTGATGAAGGCGGTGAGGCTATCGGGTATTTCTTCGCCAAACTATGGAAGTGTTAATTTTTACTCTCCCAATCCAAGAGCTGACCTTGCAGGGGACTACGAGCTTGATCGCATCGAGGTGAACAAGCCCGGAGGGGCACTGCTAAAGACTTTTAAATTTGACTATGAATATTCCATTAACCCGAGATTGTTTTTGATGGGGGTGGATGAGGTAAGCCCGAACCCGCTTGATCAGGTCAAACGGTACACTTTTGAGTACCATGATAAAGATGCTTTGCCGGCCCGTTTGTCATACTCCCAGGACCATTGGGGGTATTTTAACGGAGCAGATAATGAGTACCTGTTCCCGAAAGATAACCTAAGGCCTGACCTGTTTGATGACCGGGGAGGAGACCGCGGTGTGAACCCTGCTGCCACCCAGAAAGGCATCCTTAAGAAAATCACTTATCCGACCGGAGGCTACACGGAGTATAGCTATGAACAAAACACAGTTTACAGCAAGAAAACCGTAACTGATGAAACTCCGGTAAATATCGAACTGAAAACCATGGGGGGCCCGGGAGAAATAGGGAAAAACACGGTTACGGAAACTATATTCATGCCCAATCAGCAGAGAATTCGCGTTGTAGGAGGAGCCAGTTATGATCCGCGTCTCGCAGACCCTAACCTAGGTTGTGATACTTTGAAAGCCAAGGCCCTGTTTTGGATTACTAATGTTACGAATAATACGCCCATGATTGATGCTGATGGGCACCCTATTATCGGCATCCCTTGTAAAGGGTTTGATAAATACCTGATTTTTCTTCCGAATAAAAAGTACGAATTAAAAGTAACGGTAGTTGGCGAATGTACTGCGGGAGGTATTACACTGACCTATAATGACCAAAAATCTTATGAGGTAGAGGCTAATATTAACGTAGGCGGGCTTCGGGTAAAAAAGATCACAAATTATGATCCTGGTGCCAATCATGAAGAAGTAAAGGTATTTCATTACGCGGCCTTAGCTTCATTAAGTGAATCATCCGGCGAACTATCCGTTGACCCTAAAAACACCTATTACACCGCTACTGAAAGTGTTGTGTGCGATGAATATCCCTGCGAGGTTACCTGTAGAGGGGCCATGCTTTATTCAAACAGCCTGAAGGACCTGTATGCCAACGGTACAGGGCATATTGCCTACGAATATGTTACGGTAAGCCATGGGGAGAATTTTGAGTATGGCGGTGAGGAACAGAAGTTTATCATCCAGCATAATAACCAGAACAGGAGGGTGAAAGGAGATATCATTATGGGTACTCCCTATACCAATATAGGGTGGAACCACGGCCTTCTGAAGATTTCAAGGAAGTTTAAAATGATCGGTGATCAAATT
This region of Fulvivirga ulvae genomic DNA includes:
- a CDS encoding aminopeptidase P family protein codes for the protein MEINLFASQTYKDRRNALKKKLGQGVVLILGNDESSINFKDNWYPFRQDSTFLYYFGLNLPGLTAIIDIDNDREIIFGNELSIDDIVWTGPQPSLAELAEKVAVTDVLPTSRIAEHVSTSTLYLPPYRPEHSVKLSNWTTKSVAEASSAYSVELIKAIAQQRSVKSAEELEEIGKAATITSEMHLAVMKAARPGMKEHELVGVAMRTAAEHNVSLSFPPIMTINGSILHNHYYGNKLEEGQMLLFDGGTESPRNYAGDMTRTFPVGGSFDARQKALYDIVHSSHSAAVEALKPGAVFKDIHLLAAKKLVEGLTEAGIMKGNAEEAVNAGAHTMFFQCGLGHLMGLDVHDMENYGEQYIGYTDTLVKSKEFGLKSLRLGKAVEKGYVVTIEPGIYIIPELIDMYKAENKFAEFINYNELESYRHFGGIRIEDDYVITDSGSDLLGKPLVRSSGDVEEVRKEAVNNGKVIAKV
- a CDS encoding SET domain-containing protein, with translation MIHPHTELKFISKEIGYGVVATSFIPAGTITWVLDRLDREFTPSEVSEMEEFYKNILDVYAYRNGEGNFILCWDNGRFVNHSFNSNCFTTPYDFEIAVRDIHPGEQLTDDYGYLNLSEPFRPFPEGTQRKIVYPDDLPRYAKVWDKKLIKPFRLIPKLEQPLRELISNELWNKINNIASGKEEMESLLTIYYTGEERLNGVQSAG
- a CDS encoding tetratricopeptide repeat protein, which produces MKLTYTLILSFVLLSCSEKESVKPDNLELPTDKAGLEQVINSNNDDDQKLAAYWELYKIDRQSNFDQAKLYLEDISILANRTGNNLFQGRVSHANGLISYRDGDYVDAVAHYLEAIDFFASLDDPIYRADALNNIGVVFMETGNYEYAIKFLTKARENYLMAKNTRFLVMVDINLGISSFSKQDPDFEGANKYFQRALELTGGLGERQDYYFNRIYNQIGVVKYKLADYNAAIHNYQLSLEYIGIGEGVEEKQAIAYANIGEAYMDQGNHAEAERWLEKSLELSSHVQNNLVKVDIHNMTAKLYQVQGMHSEAVAYLEKAIEIADKDVINESLQETIDLIRVSYKFLQNSGKPVSVARYETAFSVDGMQDSLEEELLEKANFKSLQAALGLSLELDNQIREKKAEVEQRELISNIALSLGILLIIAAILGFVYTINYRRTKKNRDEWKDVCLEVRDVLESIPN
- a CDS encoding helix-turn-helix transcriptional regulator, translated to MTKKSTFARNFRYFREKAHLGQEALAEKIGVNVRTISVYETGKGYPKVDLLIKISSILSVPVEHFFADNPEHAGRPVKSSSAGLSLPEGSDAFETVQRYRNAIKACQHLIENGNTEACQSLINSFMSAVDELETTYMRNKEIEAKLRYATELISSIANGGKPFNK